The Rickettsiales bacterium genome includes a region encoding these proteins:
- a CDS encoding helix-turn-helix domain-containing protein, translating into MTILETKLVCSVPEAMQISNLGRNSIYNAIKEGKLVAKKYGARTLIEMKALEAFIASLPNKEQ; encoded by the coding sequence ATGACTATTTTAGAAACAAAACTGGTCTGCTCAGTGCCAGAGGCAATGCAGATTAGTAATTTAGGACGAAACTCAATTTATAACGCAATTAAAGAAGGTAAGCTAGTTGCCAAAAAATATGGCGCACGCACTTTAATTGAAATGAAGGCACTTGAAGCCTTCATCGCCTCTTTACCCAACAAAGAACAATAG